From the unidentified bacterial endosymbiont genome, one window contains:
- the citF gene encoding citrate lyase subunit alpha yields MNQTERLHVNFPHLRNLQSFDNAHSTTPWLADSTAKHNRKLCASLEEAVMRSGLQDGMTISFHHAFREGDRVINTVVALLAQMGFKNLTLASSSLMTCNDALIEPIRNGVITRIYTSGMRGKLADAISHGLMDEPVHIHSHGGRVKLLQDGELNIDVAFLGVPCSDEFGNANGTHGKSSCGSLGYAMVDAHFARKVVLLTEELVPFPNMPASLAQDRVDYIVQVESVGDPDKISVGAARVTSNPRELMIARYAADVIEHSGYFKPGFSMQTGSGAAATACTRFMEEKMERSGVKASFALGGITGSLVDLHEKGLIEKLLDTQCFDGQAAASLARNPNHVEISTNVYANPGSKAACCDQLDVVILSALEIDVDFNVNVITGSDGVMRGASGGHCDVAAAANLTIVVAPLLRSRIPTVVKRVTTCLTPGESIDVLVTDHGIAVNPARPEIRDRLRTAGLNIVDINALFERAIALTGVPKPIAFTDKIVGVIRYRDGSVIDIVRQVKEDV; encoded by the coding sequence ATGAATCAGACAGAACGTCTTCATGTGAATTTTCCCCATCTGCGGAATTTGCAGTCTTTTGATAACGCTCACAGCACCACACCGTGGCTGGCGGACAGCACGGCTAAACACAACCGCAAACTGTGCGCCTCTCTGGAAGAGGCCGTGATGCGCAGCGGTTTGCAGGATGGCATGACTATCTCTTTTCACCACGCGTTCCGCGAAGGTGACCGGGTGATCAACACCGTCGTGGCGCTGCTGGCGCAGATGGGCTTTAAAAACCTGACCCTGGCCTCCAGCTCGCTGATGACCTGCAACGACGCGTTGATCGAACCTATCCGGAACGGCGTGATTACCCGCATCTATACCTCCGGCATGCGCGGTAAGCTGGCGGATGCCATCTCTCACGGACTGATGGATGAACCGGTACATATTCATTCCCACGGCGGGCGGGTTAAGCTGTTGCAGGACGGCGAACTGAATATTGACGTAGCCTTTCTTGGCGTGCCGTGCAGCGATGAGTTTGGCAACGCTAACGGCACCCACGGCAAATCAAGCTGCGGCTCGCTGGGCTATGCGATGGTGGATGCGCACTTTGCCCGTAAGGTAGTGCTGTTGACCGAAGAGCTGGTGCCCTTTCCCAATATGCCCGCCAGCCTGGCGCAGGATCGGGTGGATTACATTGTGCAGGTAGAGAGCGTCGGCGACCCGGATAAAATCAGCGTCGGCGCGGCGCGCGTCACCAGCAACCCCCGGGAGCTTATGATTGCCCGCTATGCGGCGGATGTTATAGAGCACTCCGGCTACTTCAAACCGGGCTTCTCGATGCAGACCGGCTCCGGCGCGGCGGCCACAGCCTGCACCCGGTTTATGGAAGAAAAAATGGAGCGCAGCGGCGTAAAGGCGAGTTTCGCCCTTGGCGGCATCACCGGCAGCCTGGTGGATTTACATGAAAAAGGACTCATCGAAAAGCTGCTGGATACCCAGTGCTTTGACGGCCAGGCGGCGGCCTCGCTGGCGCGTAATCCAAACCATGTGGAGATCTCCACTAACGTTTATGCCAACCCGGGGAGCAAGGCGGCGTGCTGCGACCAGCTCGACGTGGTGATCCTTAGCGCGCTGGAAATTGACGTCGATTTTAACGTCAACGTCATCACCGGCTCGGACGGGGTAATGCGCGGCGCTTCCGGCGGCCATTGCGACGTTGCGGCGGCGGCTAACCTGACGATTGTGGTGGCGCCATTACTGCGTAGCCGTATTCCAACGGTAGTGAAACGCGTCACCACGTGCCTGACGCCGGGAGAGAGCATCGATGTGCTGGTCACCGATCACGGCATTGCGGTCAACCCGGCGCGCCCGGAGATCCGCGATCGCCTGCGTACCGCTGGCCTTAATATTGTGGATATCAACGCGCTCTTTGAACGCGCGATTGCGCTGACAGGCGTACCTAAACCCATCGCATTTACCGATAAAATCGTCGGTGTGATCCGCTACCGCGACGGTAGCGTGATCGACATCGTGCGACAGGTGAAGGAGGACGTGTGA
- the citX gene encoding citrate lyase holo-[acyl-carrier protein] synthase, giving the protein MISATPVRVGVSLETLLAAKERRAARQADMLTHYHQPVISLTLVTPGEIKDSLRYRNTMGVALQMCDQLLWENRWQVLDRQVLWLPTGPEAQWCVAHPAAEIKVRCAELEQSHPLGRLWDLDVICPQYGHVGRQSLGAHRRRCLICDQPAHACSRSRNHPVELVVARVEKMIDDWFARD; this is encoded by the coding sequence GTGATTTCAGCGACACCCGTGCGGGTGGGTGTCAGCCTGGAAACGTTGCTGGCGGCGAAAGAGCGCCGCGCGGCACGCCAGGCTGACATGCTCACCCATTATCATCAACCGGTTATTTCACTGACGCTGGTGACGCCAGGGGAGATAAAGGACAGCCTGCGCTATCGCAATACCATGGGCGTGGCATTACAGATGTGCGATCAGCTGCTATGGGAAAATCGCTGGCAGGTGCTGGACCGCCAGGTGCTGTGGCTCCCAACCGGGCCTGAAGCGCAGTGGTGCGTGGCGCATCCGGCGGCAGAAATTAAAGTGCGCTGCGCGGAACTTGAACAGAGCCATCCGCTCGGCAGGCTGTGGGATCTGGATGTGATTTGCCCTCAATACGGTCACGTCGGGCGTCAGTCTTTGGGCGCACACCGGCGTCGGTGTCTGATTTGCGACCAACCCGCCCACGCCTGTTCCCGTTCGCGAAACCACCCTGTCGAGCTTGTCGTGGCCCGCGTGGAGAAAATGATCGATGACTGGTTTGCTCGCGACTAA
- the citG gene encoding triphosphoribosyl-dephospho-CoA synthase CitG, with product MTGLLATKSRPVDVPGLAAEALWQELELTPKPGLVDKLNSGSHSDMDHALFALSIKAITPWFARFAELGEAQGQQPAAEQLRIIRPMGIACEQAMYAATGGVNTHKGVIFALGLLCFAAGRMKESCAESLCCEVSNICRGLVARELADRRGLSTAGERQFQQYGLTGARGEAESGFATVRQALAMWNGGSLHDLLLRLMAINQDSNLVSRGGTDGLRYVQGYAQELLANGWDRDALMTMDNALIERNLSPGGSADLLSVGWVLSKLPLS from the coding sequence ATGACTGGTTTGCTCGCGACTAAATCGCGCCCGGTGGATGTGCCCGGCCTTGCCGCCGAAGCGCTGTGGCAGGAGCTGGAGCTGACGCCCAAACCGGGGCTGGTGGATAAGCTCAATAGCGGATCCCATAGTGATATGGACCACGCGCTGTTTGCCCTCAGCATTAAGGCGATTACGCCGTGGTTTGCGCGCTTTGCCGAGCTGGGTGAGGCGCAGGGTCAGCAACCTGCCGCTGAGCAATTACGGATCATTCGTCCGATGGGCATAGCCTGTGAGCAGGCGATGTATGCCGCGACGGGAGGAGTGAATACCCACAAGGGCGTGATTTTCGCTCTCGGTCTGCTCTGTTTCGCTGCCGGTCGTATGAAAGAGAGTTGCGCAGAAAGCCTCTGCTGTGAGGTCAGTAATATTTGCCGCGGCCTGGTCGCGCGTGAGCTTGCCGATCGCCGCGGGCTGTCGACGGCGGGAGAGCGGCAGTTTCAGCAGTACGGTTTAACCGGCGCGCGCGGTGAGGCGGAAAGTGGTTTCGCCACGGTGCGCCAGGCGCTGGCTATGTGGAACGGAGGTTCGCTGCATGATCTGTTGCTGCGCCTGATGGCGATAAACCAGGACAGTAATCTGGTCTCGCGTGGCGGTACGGACGGGCTGCGCTATGTGCAGGGCTACGCGCAGGAATTACTGGCTAACGGCTGGGATCGCGATGCGTTGATGACCATGGATAACGCATTGATTGAGCGTAATTTAAGCCCGGGCGGCAGTGCGGATTTATTGTCGGTGGGGTGGGTGCTATCGAAATTACCCCTCTCCTGA
- a CDS encoding nucleoside permease — MNLKLQLKILSFLQFCLWGSWLTTLGSYMFVTLKFDGASIGAVYSSLGIAAVFMPTLLGIVADKWLSAKWLYMLCHLVGAGTLFMAAEVTTPGAMFMVILLNSLAYMPTLGLINTISYYRIKSAGMDIVTDFPPIRIWGTIGFIMAMWGVSFAGFELSHMQLYIGAVLSVVLVLFTLTLPHIPVSNQQKNQTWSAMLGLDAFALFKNKRMAIFFIFSMLLGAELQITNMFGNTFLHSFDNDPLFAGSFIVEHASVMMSISQISETLFILTIPFFLSRYGIKNVMLISIFAWMLRFGLFAYGDPSPFGTVLLVLSMIVYGCAFDFFNISGSVFVEKEVKPEIRASAQGMFLMMTNGFGCILGGVVSGKVVEMYTTNGITDWQPVWLIFAAYSLVLFFAFIVLFKYKHVREPHGAQPIAQ, encoded by the coding sequence ATGAACCTTAAGCTGCAGCTTAAAATATTGTCGTTTCTGCAGTTCTGCCTGTGGGGTAGCTGGCTGACCACGCTCGGCTCCTATATGTTTGTGACGCTCAAGTTCGATGGTGCGTCAATCGGTGCCGTCTACAGCTCGCTGGGTATTGCGGCTGTGTTCATGCCAACGCTGCTCGGTATCGTGGCAGATAAATGGTTAAGCGCGAAGTGGCTATACATGCTTTGCCACCTGGTGGGCGCGGGGACGCTGTTTATGGCGGCCGAAGTGACGACGCCGGGGGCGATGTTCATGGTTATCCTGCTTAACTCGCTGGCCTATATGCCAACGCTTGGCCTGATCAATACCATCTCCTATTACCGCATTAAGTCTGCGGGAATGGACATCGTGACCGATTTCCCGCCCATTCGTATCTGGGGCACCATCGGCTTTATCATGGCGATGTGGGGCGTGAGCTTCGCAGGCTTTGAGCTGAGCCATATGCAGCTTTATATCGGTGCCGTACTCTCCGTGGTACTGGTGCTGTTCACCCTGACGCTGCCGCATATCCCGGTCTCTAACCAGCAGAAAAATCAGACCTGGAGCGCAATGCTTGGTCTGGATGCGTTCGCGCTGTTTAAAAACAAGCGCATGGCGATCTTCTTTATCTTCTCCATGCTGCTGGGCGCGGAACTGCAGATCACCAACATGTTCGGCAACACCTTCCTGCATAGCTTCGATAACGACCCGCTGTTTGCCGGGAGCTTTATCGTTGAACATGCGTCGGTGATGATGTCTATTTCTCAGATCTCTGAAACGCTGTTCATCCTCACTATCCCGTTCTTTCTGAGCCGCTACGGCATCAAGAACGTGATGCTGATCAGTATCTTCGCGTGGATGCTGCGCTTTGGTCTGTTCGCCTACGGCGACCCGAGCCCATTCGGCACCGTGCTGCTGGTTCTGTCGATGATTGTTTACGGCTGTGCGTTCGACTTCTTCAACATCTCCGGTTCGGTGTTTGTCGAAAAAGAAGTGAAGCCTGAGATCCGTGCCAGTGCGCAGGGCATGTTCCTGATGATGACCAACGGCTTCGGCTGTATTCTGGGCGGCGTGGTGAGCGGGAAAGTGGTTGAGATGTACACCACCAACGGCATCACCGACTGGCAGCCAGTCTGGCTTATCTTCGCGGCGTACTCGCTGGTGCTGTTCTTTGCGTTTATCGTGCTGTTCAAGTACAAGCATGTCCGCGAACCGCACGGTGCACAGCCTATCGCGCAGTAA
- the mltC gene encoding membrane-bound lytic murein transglycosylase MltC, protein MKKFLALALVAPLLVSCSSKKGDDYNEAWVKDTNGFDILMGQFAHNIENIWGFNEVLIAGPKDYVKYTDAYQTRSHINFDDGTITIETIAGTEPTARLRQAIVKTLLMGDDPGSIDLYSDADDVTISKEPFLYGQVVDQTGQPIRWEGRATNFADYLLQTRLKSRTNGLKIIYSVTINLVPNHLDKRAHKYLGMVRQASRKYGVDESLILAIMQTESSFNPYAVSRSDALGLMQVVQHSAGKDVFRSQGKSGMPSRSYLFDPQSNIDTGTAYLAMLNNVYLGGIDNPTSRRYAVITAYNGGAGSVLRVFSNDKVQAANIINSMTPGDVYTTLTTRHPSAESRRYLYKVNTAQKTYRRR, encoded by the coding sequence ATGAAAAAATTTTTAGCGCTGGCTCTTGTTGCGCCGTTGCTTGTGTCTTGTTCTTCAAAAAAAGGCGATGATTACAACGAAGCCTGGGTCAAGGACACCAACGGTTTTGACATATTGATGGGGCAGTTTGCCCACAACATCGAAAACATATGGGGATTTAATGAAGTTCTTATTGCCGGACCTAAGGACTATGTTAAATACACCGATGCCTATCAAACCCGTAGCCATATCAACTTTGATGACGGTACGATAACGATTGAAACCATCGCAGGCACTGAACCTACTGCACGGTTGCGCCAGGCGATCGTTAAAACCCTGCTGATGGGTGACGATCCGGGATCTATCGATCTCTACTCAGATGCTGACGACGTTACCATCTCCAAAGAGCCGTTCCTGTACGGCCAGGTTGTTGATCAAACCGGTCAGCCGATCCGCTGGGAAGGCCGCGCGACGAACTTTGCGGATTACCTGCTGCAAACGCGCCTGAAAAGCCGTACTAACGGTCTGAAAATTATCTACAGCGTCACTATCAACCTGGTGCCGAACCACCTCGACAAACGTGCGCATAAGTACCTGGGCATGGTACGCCAGGCGTCGCGTAAGTATGGTGTGGATGAGTCGCTGATCCTGGCCATTATGCAGACCGAATCGTCATTTAACCCGTATGCGGTCAGCCGTTCTGACGCGTTAGGGCTGATGCAGGTCGTGCAGCACAGCGCCGGTAAAGATGTGTTCCGCTCGCAGGGTAAATCCGGGATGCCGAGCCGTAGCTATCTGTTTGATCCGCAGAGCAACATTGATACCGGTACCGCCTACCTGGCGATGCTGAACAATGTCTATCTGGGCGGAATTGATAACCCAACGTCACGTCGCTACGCGGTGATTACAGCCTATAACGGCGGTGCGGGCAGCGTGCTGCGCGTTTTCTCTAATGACAAAGTGCAGGCGGCAAATATCATCAATAGCATGACGCCGGGGGATGTTTATACGACCCTCACCACCCGCCACCCGTCCGCGGAATCTCGTCGTTATCTTTATAAGGTGAATACGGCGCAGAAAACCTACCGACGCCGCTAA
- a CDS encoding oxidative damage protection protein yields MARTIFCTFLQRDAEGQDFQLYPGELGKRIYNEISKDAWAQWQKKQTMLINEKKLSMMNPEHRKLLEQEMVNFLFEGKDVHIEGYTPPEK; encoded by the coding sequence ATGGCCAGAACGATTTTTTGTACTTTCCTGCAGCGTGACGCTGAAGGCCAGGACTTTCAGCTCTACCCGGGTGAGCTGGGTAAGCGCATCTATAATGAGATCTCTAAAGACGCCTGGGCACAGTGGCAAAAAAAGCAAACCATGCTGATTAACGAGAAGAAACTTAGCATGATGAACCCGGAGCATCGCAAGCTGCTGGAGCAGGAGATGGTGAATTTCCTGTTCGAAGGCAAAGATGTGCACATCGAAGGCTACACGCCACCGGAAAAATAA